Proteins found in one Miscanthus floridulus cultivar M001 chromosome 4, ASM1932011v1, whole genome shotgun sequence genomic segment:
- the LOC136551087 gene encoding probable prolyl 4-hydroxylase 6, with translation MRLRGVLLVLALLLAATAVVPVLLLGEDDDDDGAAGVAPAPPFNSSRVKAVSWQPRIFVYKGFLSDAECDHLVTLAKKKIQRSMVADNQSGKSVMSEVRTSSGMFLNKRQDLVVSRIEERIAAWTFLPEENAENMQILRYEHGQKYEPHFDYFQDKINQVRGGHRYATVLMYLSTVHKGGETVFPNAMGWESQPKDDTFSECAHKGLAVKPVKGDAVLFFSLHVDGVPDPLSLHGSCPVIQGEKWSAPKWIHIRSYEHPPVVPKETQGCADKSEHCAEWAAAGECGKNPVYMVGAEGSPGQCRKSCNVCDS, from the exons ATGAGGCTCCGCGGCGTGCTGCTCGTCCTGGCGCTCCTCCtggccgccaccgccgtcgtGCCGGTGCTGCTCCtgggcgaggacgacgacgacgacggcgccgccGGCGTCGCGCCGGCGCCTCCGTTCAACTCCTCGCGTGTCAAGGCCGTCTCGTGGCAGCCAAG GATCTTCGTGTACAAGGGGTTCCTCTCCGACGCCGAGTGCGACCACCTCGTGACTCTG gcgaagaagaagatccagcggTCGATGGTGGCGGACAACCAGTCTGGCAAGAGCGTCATGAGCGAGGTGCGCACCAGCTCCGGCATGTTCCTCAACAAGCGCCAG GACCTGGTGGTGAGTAGGATTGAGGAGAGGATTGCAGCGTGGACATTTCTTCCTGAAG AGAACGCTGAGAACATGCAGATACTGCGCTACGAGCACGGCCAGAAGTACGAGCCGCACTTCGACTACTTCCAGGACAAGATCAACCAGGTCCGGGGAGGCCACCGCTACGCCACCGTGCTCATGTACCTGTCCACCGTCCACAAGGGTGGCGAGACCGTGTTCCCCAACGCCATG GGGTGGGAATCTCAGCCCAAGGACGACACTTTCTCTGAGTGTGCACACAAAGGATTGGCAG TGAAACCGGTGAAAGGCGACGCCGTGCTCTTCTTCAGCCTCCACGTCGACGGCGTGCCAGACCCGCTCAGCCTCCACGGGAGCTGCCCAGTGATCCAAGGCGAGAAATGGTCCGCGCCCAAGTGGATCCACATCCGGTCCTACGAGCATCCCCCGGTAGTCCCGAAGGAAACCCAAGGATGCGCCGACAAGAGCGAGCACTGCGCGGAGTGGGCCGCGGCAGGCGAATGCGGGAAGAACCCAGTGTACATGGTAGGCGCCGAGGGGTCGCCTGGGCAGTGCCGGAAGagctgcaatgtctgtgattctTAG